The sequence below is a genomic window from Malassezia restricta chromosome IV, complete sequence.
CGCGCAGTTTGCCCTTGTCACTGCCCGACATGGCTTGGGACGCGGCCTGTGCCTCCTCAATGGACAGAGAAAACACAGGAGTCAGTCGCATATCACTCTGGTTAACAAGGTGGTCCTGAATTTGAAGCTGAACACCTTGATACAGCATGTCCCCTTGTTGGTTCAGGATCAGATTGTAAGCGTAACGGTAATGTTCTTCATAGCTCAATTTTGATATATTATGATGCTGGATTTGGGCAATTGCAGCAGACAGACGCGACCACATCTCTTCCACGGATACACTGAGTCCATGCTTCCGAGGAGCACGTAGCTTGTGATGACGCACGCCTaagcggcgcggcgctcctgTCGACATAGTCCTCCGGCCAGCGAAATGTGCGCTGCTGGTCCAGCTCAGGTGGCAGTCTCAGTGTGTGATttgtcacgtgatgtgtGTTGATCTTGGAACCCCGAATGACGGGTGTGTTGTATGCACTGACGGCATGGCCGTGTCGTCAGTGAAAGAGAATCGATCATGGAGCGCGCGTCATGCTCGAATAAATTCTGCACTGCATTCATCAGAGCTTATAGTAGCTATATCACCGTTGGCCGCATTTACGACGCAGCATGCGGCCTTTGTACGCGTTCTGTTGTCTCAGCTGCGGCACCATCTTCGCGAGGAGAGCCAAATGGGGCATGAGGTGGACTGTGCACTAGCCCTCCTATGGAGCAGTCTGACGCccgcgcgctcgacatcgcTGTCGCCTGTGAATACGTCGACTATCATGTCGATCGAACGTACTCGAGAACGAGCTCGTACCCATCTGGATgatgtgctgcgtgcgtcTCTGCAGCCCAACGACTTTTCATCCCAATGTACATTGCAGCACGGTGCTACCGGTATGGTAGAGGTCGTTCGCTGTCGTATGGACCGCAAGCTCTACGTTCTAAAGTCGATGCTCAAGGGTGTGGTCCGACGTGAAGCGTGCCGCTTTTCGCCCGTATACGAAAGCCAGCTTCTTGCTGAAGGGTACGATTCTGGTGATGTATCCTGGACACCGCAGTTGCATGCTGCTTTCCAGAGTCCACGGTCGCTGCATCTCTTAATGGAATACTTGCCAGCAGGTGACCTTGACTCGCTACTGCAGGCTGCATCACAGGCTGAAACGAGATACCCTGGCAAAAATGAGCGCGGACTACTGCAAGAGTCATGGGTGGTGAGATACGCTGTGGACATGATAGCAGCGCTTGGTTGGCTGCATTCACTTTGCTTTGTGCACCGCGATATAAAGCCCTCCAACTTTCTGTTGGATAAAAGCGGCCGGCTGAAGCTGTGTGATTTTGCGACATGTGCACCCTATGCCTACTTCGACGAACTGAaggagcgccgcgtacTTGCTTATTATACTCAGCGACCCGCAGGTACGTGCGATTACATTGCACCTGAAATATTACAGTGTGAAGAGGCGCGCATTCAACAAGAATGTGTATCACCACCGCTTCACACACGCTCCTCTTTTCAGCCGGATTCACGTGTTCCTGGCGCCTATGGACCGGCCGTCGATTGGTGGAGTCTGGGCGTCGTGTTGTATGAAATGACGTTTGGGAAATTGCCGTTCTGGGCTCCGCAGGCTGCCGACGTGTATGAACGCATCGTTCATCACGAGCAGCACTTTACAATAAAAGATACAGATCTTCCGTGCTCGGAAGCACTCGCCTCTCTCATACGCTTGCTCATTTGCCCGGAGAATCGACGCTTGGGACGGCACAGCACCTCCGATGTGCAGCGGCACCACGTATTTCACGACGTGCCTTGGGAGAATGTGACAGAGATCCCTCCTCCCTTCGTGCCCGATTTGAGGAATGGCACGAATGAGCATGTCAGTGTGCTACACAGCCCCAACGGTGTGGCGTCTGGAAATGTGGGATGGGATTCGCTGTCGATGGATACCCCACCGAGTTTTTCGGCCATGTTCCAAGGCCCCTTGGACCAATTTCCAGAATTTGATTCGCTCGACACAGACCCCGTCGACGTGTCTTGGGGTATGGATCTGTGTATACCTCCCAGCATATCTCCAGCACCGCCGACACCACCAACCGCATCGTCTCCCGTGCCATCTAACCCCAGTGAGCCGCCACCGTCGCCATTGAGCTCCTCAGCTTGTGCTGAGATCGATACTCATTTTTGCGCCTTTAGTTATGTGCCACGTTCAGATGCTTTTGAAGTTCCTACGCCACCCAGGTGCACGTCCGAGTCACCGCCTCCTGCGACATCCACGCCATTTTTGAGCAAAACAACATCATtcgcatccagcacgccCGTCACACCAGCCATTGCGACATTTTCGCCTGACGGGCCGCCGCTCTCTACTCTTCAGCGGACAGCTCTTGAGCGTGCCTACATGACACGACAGGACATGCACACGCCATTTCGACCCTCCCCATCGATGGTAGCaacagcgtcgtcgtcagaaGGCGCCGCACCCAATTCCCCCTACCCCTTCCCGCCGCCAAACCGAATGCAACGCACACCCCGAACACCAGTTGTTCCCGGTGTCGCAAACTTCATGCCTGATACCATGGGCTCCGACTCCCGGCATTCGGGAGGTAGTACATGGAAACGCAGTGTATCTGAGCGCCAAGCGTGGTCCGAGCTAATGCGCGCTGTCGAGCGCAGTGCTCGCAAGCAAAGTGTGCCACGGCACGCACCGCTTCGATACGCTATTGACGAACAGTCGCCCTCACCTCCCTCATCACCACAGTCGCCGTCTCACAATCGTTTGCCGAATGCATTAGATGCACATATATCATCATCGCCCGACTCGAATGTCTCAtcatcgccgccgccatcACCACCCCTGCTACGCTCGCGAAGCTCATACAGAGATATACGACCCACGAACGATGCCAACAACAGCGTACATCGCTCTGGTAATGGCGAACTGCGACACAAGAGAAGTACGCGACAACTGCTTCTTGACGCACAGGTCACGTCGACACCCACCCGCGCCGCACGCACCATGCCACTCGTTCCTGTCACCGTTACTTCTCACGCAAAAGGTGATGCACCTGCTGGATCTTCTCCTCGTGGACGCACGCTTCGCACACTACGTGGAAGTGCCTCGGTGCGTGATTTCCGAACCGAGTACATGCGATTAGAAGAAGACAATTTCGTGCTGCCGACACTTTCGGCACCGGTGTCGGCCAGTGCGGCTGCCGCACCTCCATCTACGCGCTCATCAATGGACAGTCATCGCACGTTATCTGAGTACCGCCGCGCACCCCGTCCGCTAAACGAGTCCGAGGATGCTTTTGGCCGTCGCACGTCGCTATCGAAGCAACGAAATATAGCACGCCGCATGCAATCGACACTCGGATTAAGTGGGCTGTATCGGTACGGTCGACCCACTATGGTAaatgtgctcgagcagacGACATCTTCACCGATCATGTCGTCGCCACCGCGATCCTTTTCGGGACGAGAGACCTTTGCCCGCATGCGACAGGAACAGTCACACATTGAACAAAGTGTATCGGTTTTGGAAAAAGATCTGGACGATTTGCGTACTCGTGTGGATAAAATGCCTCTATGAAAGACCTTTAATGTATGAATGTAACAAGAATTGGTGTGATGCAAACACTAATGTAGAAATGTTGAAAGAGCCTTGGGTATCATTGGGCCCGCCGTTTACGCCTTACGATCACGCGTACGCCacgtcggtggcggagTGAGGCGGGGCCCTGGCATATCAGGCACTTCTTTAATGGTATGTTCCATGGCACGGGTGGCGGGACTGAAGGGTCCATGGGCCCTTCGTGGTGCATCGTCCACAGGTGGTGAGTGGAGATAGGGCACTGTGTAAGGGGGCGTATAACTCGTGACATCATAACGCGCATGACGAAGCTCCACAAGTGTTTGCTCGGTGCGGTCGAGTAGTTCATCAAGGTGATTGCGCTCCATGTAAAGCTCGTCACGCAATCGCTCGAGCTCAAGTAAACGAGAGCCGTAGGAGACACGGGGTGCATACGCCAAGGTCTGGAAGCCCCTAAACAAACGACCACCGCAGACATGTGGCGCATAGTCATGCTGCGAGGCGTAGGACCATTCGCCCGATTCATCCGTCTCACGATGAGGTGAAGAGCTTCCAGCTTGTGGGAGGCGCGAAGAGCCAACTTCCATCAACACAAGAGCAGCTTCACGCTCCCGTTCAGGACAAATGGGCGTCTCTTCATCGTTTGACTTGATACGCGTCATGCCCTTGGCCATCGGCGATACTGACTTTGTTTGGTGCTGAGCTTGTAGCAGATTCGATCCGTTTGTGGAAGGTCCCATAAGGCGCTTGCGGCGCTTGATCACAGTCTTTCGCATGCCAATGGGGCGATGAGTGCCGTGCAGCTTGAAGTACAAGCCACAGGCATTACAAATATTGTTTCCTTCTTCATCACGACGCCACAATGGCGTCGTCGTTGTCTGACAGTTTGTGCATCGAAGCGGCTCAATTGAGCTTTGCTTTTCATTGGTGAAGCTTTTGTAAGGCGCTGCCGTAGAAACGGAGGTGGGCGCCGATGCCTGAGCTTGCGCTGTCGATGCCTGCAATGAATCATCAGCTGGTGCAGCACTCAGTGGCGGAACCCAGGTGGGGTTAGCCTTTACATTGTTGTACGTAGGACATCCGTCGCACTCTGTTGATCCGCCCATGCCATTGCACAACCCATGACCAGGGCATGAGCCGACGGAGGAGTCCATGCGATCCTCGTTAGCACACGACGTTTGTCGTGATGCGGATACAGACGGAGATTGAGAAACAGAGTCCACATGAGTCTCAACAGTTCGTGGTTTTTTCTCATGATGTGGCCATAGAGGTTTGGGTGGGGGATGAGACGGCCGCTGAATAGATACACTCGTCGCCAGCAGAGGCGGCAGACTCTTATTTTCAGGGGTGGGATTGTCATGATGAGGAGAATAGGGCGAAATATTAGATGAGTTGGGGGCTAAAGCACGATGATCAAGACCAGATAGTGCCATGATTTTGACTTGATAATGTACACGCCAGAATCGAGAGGCCTGTGTAAGTCAAAAACACAGAATTATACCAGCATGCGAGTACTAAACCGAGAAAGCTAGTGTACTCCTGTAATCTTATGCAGAGAACAACTATGCTCGGCAGTGTCGATTATGTGTAGGGCACGTTGACAGGTCGAAGGCTCGTTTTTCCTCAAAATACGAGACAAGCGGACTTTAGTAGATAAAGAAAAAAGCAAGTGGCCTAACCCCAGTGGCTTGACAGAATGTGATTGAGAAACTCGCCTTTCGTCATAGGCCACATAGAGCCATTTCCACGTGCGCCACAGAAAGCAGAGTTCGAAAAGACTTTGATATGATCTGGTGAAAATGAAGTGTGCATGTGTGATTGGTTGTAAACAATTTGAATGTGAATGATGTGCATCATATCATTACAAAACGAAATGAGATAGGGCTTTTTTC
It includes:
- a CDS encoding transcription factor, which codes for MALSGLDHRALAPNSSNISPYSPHHDNPTPENKSLPPLLATSVSIQRPSHPPPKPLWPHHEKKPRTVETHVDSVSQSPSVSASRQTSCANEDRMDSSVGSCPGHGLCNGMGGSTECDGCPTYNNVKANPTWVPPLSAAPADDSLQASTAQAQASAPTSVSTAAPYKSFTNEKQSSIEPLRCTNCQTTTTPLWRRDEEGNNICNACGLYFKLHGTHRPIGMRKTVIKRRKRLMGPSTNGSNLLQAQHQTKSVSPMAKGMTRIKSNDEETPICPEREREAALVLMEVGSSRLPQAGSSSPHRETDESGEWSYASQHDYAPHVCGGRLFRGFQTLAYAPRVSYGSRLLELERLRDELYMERNHLDELLDRTEQTLVELRHARYDVTSYTPPYTVPYLHSPPVDDAPRRAHGPFSPATRAMEHTIKEVPDMPGPRLTPPPTWRTRDRKA
- a CDS encoding serine/threonine-protein kinase MRCK → MAVSSVKENRSWSARHARINSALHSSELIVAISPLAAFTTQHAAFVRVLLSQLRHHLREESQMGHEVDCALALLWSSLTPARSTSLSPVNTSTIMSIERTRERARTHLDDVLRASLQPNDFSSQCTLQHGATGMVEVVRCRMDRKLYVLKSMLKGVVRREACRFSPVYESQLLAEGYDSGDVSWTPQLHAAFQSPRSLHLLMEYLPAGDLDSLLQAASQAETRYPGKNERGLLQESWVVRYAVDMIAALGWLHSLCFVHRDIKPSNFLLDKSGRLKLCDFATCAPYAYFDELKERRVLAYYTQRPAGTCDYIAPEILQCEEARIQQECVSPPLHTRSSFQPDSRVPGAYGPAVDWWSLGVVLYEMTFGKLPFWAPQAADVYERIVHHEQHFTIKDTDLPCSEALASLIRLLICPENRRLGRHSTSDVQRHHVFHDVPWENVTEIPPPFVPDLRNGTNEHVSVLHSPNGVASGNVGWDSLSMDTPPSFSAMFQGPLDQFPEFDSLDTDPVDVSWGMDLCIPPSISPAPPTPPTASSPVPSNPSEPPPSPLSSSACAEIDTHFCAFSYVPRSDAFEVPTPPRCTSESPPPATSTPFLSKTTSFASSTPVTPAIATFSPDGPPLSTLQRTALERAYMTRQDMHTPFRPSPSMVATASSSEGAAPNSPYPFPPPNRMQRTPRTPVVPGVANFMPDTMGSDSRHSGGSTWKRSVSERQAWSELMRAVERSARKQSVPRHAPLRYAIDEQSPSPPSSPQSPSHNRLPNALDAHISSSPDSNVSSSPPPSPPLLRSRSSYRDIRPTNDANNSVHRSGNGELRHKRSTRQLLLDAQVTSTPTRAARTMPLVPVTVTSHAKGDAPAGSSPRGRTLRTLRGSASVRDFRTEYMRLEEDNFVLPTLSAPVSASAAAAPPSTRSSMDSHRTLSEYRRAPRPLNESEDAFGRRTSLSKQRNIARRMQSTLGLSGLYRYGRPTMVNVLEQTTSSPIMSSPPRSFSGRETFARMRQEQSHIEQSVSVLEKDLDDLRTRVDKMPL